The genomic region TTTACTTGAATTTATCTACGCCATCTAACAATGGAACTAGATTTTTGAGTGCTgagttcaaaatacatatacgtGTAACAACAGCATGTCCtcgatttgttttatatctagGGCCTTTTCAAATGCCGAAAAGTCCTTGTAAGatcaaataattgcctttttaatatttaaaaaagcaaacatgtaTTCGTAATAATATCCTTTCTCAGAATGCATAGGTTGATTGGAGCTCaccaaaatttaataattgtgaAATCAAGCTAATCCGtttattaaaatcttttttaatcaaacatgaacaaaattgCGCGCTCTGTTATACGATAACaatatgtattaaattaaaacttttaatatatcataCGTTTGTATAGAGATGACATTCGTGTCTTTTTATCGTCAAAACGACCTAGTAACTTGTTAGGTCGTTTAATCGAGATACTATGTCATTTTCACGAACTATAAAGACATTTAGACGAGCTACGTTTTCGTTTTAAGCATAATGGAAATTGAAGAGTTTCCTTCCTGTCCTTCATAATATTTCTGATTTCTTTGAAACGGCTTTTCATAGTTGTTATAATTAGCATTAGActtatatatgtaaacaaatcttATGTTGAAATGTGGTGATTTGAGATTGTAAACTGTGGTTCGCCCAGGTAAACAATTGTTTCGGGTAAAACATATAATGGGCAAACATATATCGTAAAATTATACCTATGGCCATCAGGGCAAATCATtatgacaataaatatatatacatgtatataccggTGGAAAAGTACACGTTGGGACGTTGAGCGTTGACTTGACCCAGTGGCAAACGTCAGAAACGTAACATTTCTCTCCAAGAATATAGCAAAGCTCCGTTTCACCGTGCTCTGTCTTCAGTCGTATGCTCAAACTGGCCTAGGATGACAGTGAACGATTGATACAAGAATTTTCAATCCAGTGTGTTGTTTTTAGTTTACACTAGAGTAATAAATGTCCGGTGGCATTATGTTTCAAGTACTATAAGCTTTATTAGGAGCAAACTGAGGAATTCAACTGCCATAGCTCTAAACATCCCTTACCATAGGTCAACAAAATTCGAAAAGAAACTTAATTTCGAGTCGGCGTTCTGTGACAGTTGCAATTACAACACTATGTTTCTATACTGTGATTATAAAACTAGCACGAAACACTGCATGTTCCCggtgttaactttaaaatgttttaatggtACAAGTATTCAAGTACTATTACTTACATCAACCTTGCTCGAATTACCAATCATCTTCGTGAGTGTTGCATTCATACTGAGATTGATGTAGCCAAGGTCCATTTGCACGGGGTCGGGTTGAATGTCAACATGCTCAAAGGTGAGGGGTACAGGCGTGCTGTTACAATTCCGGAAGCTTAATCCGCCTTTGACTGCATTTGGCTAAGACATATATAACAGGTCATTATTCCTTTTTTTGTGCACTATGTTTCTCATTGTTTAAAAACTCAGTGTTGAAGTATGTCGTTTCAAGCaccaagatgtgttttatttcccATCTTCTGTGATCATTGGTATATAGGACTGGACTTACCGTTTTTTCCCCTCTTAATCTTAGAAAATCGCTAAGAAAAGATGTCCGGACATGAACTCTCATGAAAGGTTTGACGggtataaataatatttggtacATATGTTTAACCCGACAAAACCAGACCTAGCTTAGAACTTGCCAAAACAATGTGTCTGGATGATAACTAATGACAGGGTCGAtggatttaaataatttttggtaCAATGTACAACACCATACAACATTTGACTGATTCAAACAACTAATTCGTGacggagttatggcctctttttaactttaattggCCAACAGACGCTTTCTAAACAATTCATCATGAATGCAAGTGTTAAACACATACGAATATATATAAAGTTCGACTATTGTGACAGTCCACCAATGTTTGATGGAGTTATggccattttttaaatatatagtttatatcatTCCTATATCCAGGCGGCGTACGGGGTTATTCATCACTCTTGTGAAtgctcttgtttattattttttgaatattacttataataataatttactagtatttttagtatttttcactgataattatattaagtaaaaaataaatctcTTACCATATATATTGCAGAATCAACGGAATTAAAATCACACACATAACATAGAaaccatgaaaataaaaatattatcttaagCTTAAGCATTTTGTCCTGATATTAAATCAACAATGAGACCCTAGACTTaaggaaacaaaatattatactgaaagcttttttataatttacaatGCATAAATTTCCTTATTATAACACAGATAAAGGCCTGATATAACACTGATTAAGCAGCAATAAATGATCACTTGTTatcacatgttgttttttccggCTAAAAATAGCCACCATGTATTTCACTGCATTACAaatgtgtaatataacattacCCTGTTTTTATAGGTGAGATAATATATCACTCCGcgtgtttgtaaaaaaattatgGCAAAATTAATTGCTTAATTGGCAGTATTGTAGCAAGTCTTACGTTTTctttctcattttttatttatgatgaagattttcttaaataaagaaGTACATTTTCCATTTAATACCTAAGCGGAAAGCGTGATAATTTTCTTCtcgattttgtaaaaaaaaaatttggttctTAAAGAGTTTTACAGGAAATTACTTcatgtacatattataaattgtgATGTCAT from Mya arenaria isolate MELC-2E11 chromosome 3, ASM2691426v1 harbors:
- the LOC128227096 gene encoding uncharacterized protein LOC128227096; the protein is MLKLKIIFLFSWFLCYVCDFNSVDSAIYMPNAVKGGLSFRNCNSTPVPLTFEHVDIQPDPVQMDLGYINLSMNATLTKMIGNSSKVDASLSIRLKTEHGETELCYILGEKCYVSDVCHWVKSTLNVPTCTFPPFQGKLFHKRRHFTDLHSEGTIYNQSKRQRIRGASGMPRMDHVLE